One window from the genome of Faecalibacterium sp. HTF-F encodes:
- a CDS encoding recombinase family protein: MTAVIYARYSSDNQREESIEGQIRECTAYAEKNGITVVKHYIDRALSAKTDNRPDFQQMIKDSEKRLFDIVLVWKLDRFARNRYDSAHYEYQLERNHVKLVSATEPISDSPAGIMVKSMLTGMAEYYSAELSEKVVRGMTENVLKGKYNGGTIPIGFKVDEEKFFQIDPLKAPFVVEAFQRYNDGATMKELMNWLNDSGVTTNRNQKFTYNSVQTLLTNKRYIGENHFKDIVMPDSIPAIVDKDLFEEVQLKIKKNSRAPARHKAEDDYLLTTKLFCGMCGAMMFGECGTGRNKVVHHYYKCATAKRFKTCKKKTVRKEWLEDLVIAETMKLIQDDAVIDAIVAEVMALQDQENTTLPLLEKQMREIENGIENMLNAIQAGVLTNSTKSRLEKLEAQQKELEIRIAEEKIARPRLSENQVCFWLTRFRKLDPNVKSHRETLINTFVNAVYLYDEKVLIAFNYKDGTKTVTFDEIAAKDAPEGNGSDLGCFAPPKRPA, from the coding sequence ATGACCGCCGTAATCTACGCCCGCTATTCCAGCGACAACCAGCGCGAAGAATCCATCGAAGGCCAGATTCGTGAATGTACGGCTTATGCCGAAAAGAACGGCATTACCGTGGTCAAGCACTACATCGACCGCGCCCTTTCTGCCAAAACTGACAACCGCCCGGATTTCCAGCAGATGATCAAGGACAGCGAAAAGCGGTTGTTTGATATCGTGTTGGTCTGGAAGCTTGACCGTTTTGCCCGAAACCGTTATGATTCGGCCCACTATGAGTACCAGTTGGAACGAAATCACGTCAAGCTGGTATCTGCCACGGAGCCTATCTCTGACAGCCCTGCGGGTATCATGGTCAAGAGTATGCTCACCGGCATGGCTGAATACTACTCGGCAGAACTTTCTGAAAAGGTCGTGCGCGGCATGACCGAGAATGTTCTGAAGGGGAAGTACAACGGCGGCACGATTCCCATTGGTTTTAAGGTGGATGAGGAGAAGTTCTTTCAAATCGACCCGCTGAAAGCTCCCTTTGTGGTAGAAGCCTTTCAGCGGTACAACGATGGCGCAACTATGAAAGAACTGATGAACTGGCTGAACGACAGTGGCGTGACCACCAACCGCAACCAGAAGTTCACCTACAACAGTGTTCAGACGCTGCTGACGAACAAACGGTACATTGGTGAAAACCACTTCAAGGATATCGTAATGCCGGACAGCATCCCGGCCATCGTGGACAAGGACTTGTTTGAGGAAGTGCAGCTGAAAATCAAAAAGAACAGCCGTGCTCCTGCCCGTCACAAGGCCGAGGACGATTACTTGCTCACCACCAAGCTGTTCTGCGGAATGTGCGGCGCGATGATGTTCGGCGAGTGCGGTACGGGTAGAAACAAGGTCGTTCATCATTATTATAAGTGCGCCACCGCGAAGCGTTTCAAGACCTGCAAGAAAAAGACCGTCCGTAAAGAGTGGCTGGAAGATTTGGTCATAGCTGAAACCATGAAGCTGATTCAGGACGATGCCGTGATTGATGCCATCGTTGCAGAAGTCATGGCGTTGCAGGATCAGGAAAACACCACGCTCCCTTTGCTGGAAAAGCAGATGCGCGAGATAGAAAACGGCATTGAGAATATGCTGAACGCCATCCAAGCGGGTGTGTTGACCAATTCCACCAAATCGCGTTTGGAAAAGCTGGAAGCCCAGCAGAAAGAACTTGAGATTCGGATTGCCGAAGAAAAAATCGCTCGGCCACGGTTAAGCGAAAATCAGGTCTGTTTCTGGCTGACCCGGTTCCGCAAGCTCGACCCGAACGTGAAAAGCCACCGGGAAACGCTTATCAATACATTCGTGAATGCTGTTTATCTCTATGATGAAAAAGTTTTGATTGCATTCAACTACAAAGACGGCACAAAAACCGTCACTTTCGATGAGATCGCCGCCAAAGATGCCCCAGAGGGCAATGGTTCGGATTTGGGTTGCTTCGCTCCACCAAAAAGACCAGCGTAG
- a CDS encoding phage/plasmid primase, P4 family, with the protein MKKNISRNPLWPDWYNGKKIDEVQFGRALLEQWPLKCVNGTLYTLDGPVEDESEIKQRILENIEEYVTSGLSKKVTNILETIKLLAFSDPFPIEQDCIHLQNGVYHLPDGSFQENRLFCQNRLPVRYDPKAASPDRWLTFLHELLDDADILTLQEYLGYCLIPSTKGQKMMLIVGKGGEGKSRIGLVLKRLMGDAASNGSVQKVENNRFARADLERRLLMIDDDMDMNALPKTNYIKTIVTAEAKLDLERKGVQSYQRDIYARFLCFGNGALTSLYDHSDGFFRRQLILTTKDKPADRTDDPFLVEKMCAELEGILLWCLEGLHRLVQNDFRFTVSERAAANVDTIKRSSNNVIDFMESEGYFRFKADYSISSKEFYDIYKQWCEDNACHSVSAIRFSAELRQNDRRYNLEATNNIYLPGGRRVRGFVGIEPLVHPCP; encoded by the coding sequence ATGAAGAAAAACATTTCCCGCAACCCCTTATGGCCGGACTGGTACAACGGCAAGAAAATTGACGAAGTCCAGTTTGGACGTGCCCTTCTGGAACAGTGGCCGCTGAAATGCGTCAATGGAACGCTGTACACGCTGGACGGCCCGGTGGAGGACGAAAGCGAGATCAAGCAGCGCATCTTGGAGAACATCGAGGAATACGTCACCTCCGGCCTGTCCAAAAAGGTCACCAACATTCTGGAGACCATCAAGCTGCTGGCCTTTTCCGACCCGTTTCCCATCGAGCAGGACTGCATCCACCTCCAGAACGGCGTGTACCATCTGCCGGACGGCTCTTTTCAGGAGAACCGCCTGTTCTGCCAGAACCGCCTGCCTGTGAGGTATGACCCCAAAGCCGCCAGCCCTGACCGCTGGCTGACCTTTCTGCACGAGCTGCTGGACGATGCCGACATCCTCACCTTGCAGGAGTATCTGGGCTACTGCCTGATCCCCAGCACCAAGGGACAGAAGATGATGCTCATTGTCGGCAAGGGCGGCGAGGGCAAGTCCCGCATCGGGCTGGTGCTGAAACGGCTCATGGGAGATGCCGCCAGCAACGGCAGCGTCCAGAAGGTGGAGAACAACCGCTTTGCCCGTGCCGATCTGGAACGCCGCCTGCTGATGATCGACGACGACATGGACATGAACGCCCTGCCCAAAACGAATTATATCAAGACCATCGTCACCGCCGAAGCCAAGCTGGACTTGGAGCGCAAGGGTGTCCAGAGCTACCAGCGGGACATCTACGCCCGATTCCTCTGTTTCGGCAACGGTGCGCTGACCTCGCTGTACGACCATTCGGACGGCTTCTTCCGCCGTCAGCTCATCCTGACCACCAAGGACAAGCCTGCTGACCGCACGGACGACCCCTTCCTTGTGGAAAAGATGTGCGCCGAGTTGGAAGGCATCCTGCTGTGGTGTCTGGAAGGACTGCACCGGTTGGTGCAGAACGATTTCCGCTTCACGGTCAGCGAACGAGCCGCCGCCAACGTGGACACCATCAAGCGCAGCAGCAACAATGTCATCGACTTCATGGAGTCCGAGGGCTACTTCCGCTTCAAGGCAGACTACTCCATCAGTTCCAAGGAGTTCTACGACATTTACAAGCAGTGGTGCGAGGACAACGCCTGCCACAGCGTATCTGCCATCCGTTTCAGCGCGGAACTGCGACAGAACGACCGCCGCTATAACCTTGAAGCCACCAACAACATCTACCTGCCCGGTGGCCGCAGGGTGCGGGGTTTTGTAGGCATCGAACCGCTTGTCCACCCCTGCCCGTAA
- a CDS encoding type II toxin-antitoxin system RelB/DinJ family antitoxin codes for MEKTMMLNVRVSPSVKQQAEDVLKQLGIPMATAIDMYLRQITLTGGIPFSLSLPKAPAALNADTMTDDQLHAALQVGIKEIQNGDTVDAASAFAQFREQHR; via the coding sequence ATGGAAAAAACGATGATGTTGAACGTCCGGGTCAGCCCCAGCGTTAAGCAGCAAGCCGAGGATGTCCTGAAGCAGCTCGGCATCCCAATGGCAACAGCCATTGATATGTACCTGCGCCAGATTACCCTGACTGGCGGCATCCCCTTCTCGCTGTCCCTGCCGAAGGCTCCGGCTGCGCTGAACGCTGACACTATGACCGATGACCAGCTCCATGCAGCCTTGCAGGTGGGCATCAAGGAGATTCAGAACGGTGATACCGTGGATGCTGCAAGCGCATTCGCACAGTTCAGGGAACAGCACAGATGA
- a CDS encoding helix-turn-helix domain-containing protein, producing MAQEYLPAPSNIRLADLMKEHDISQPELAKEIGCSKSTISRFISGAKGTLTHEQVLKIARLFNVSTDFLLGETNIPDRKNYDIAELGLSVEAAKNLYTGRVNTEVVNLLLENARFAELTYRISQYFDDTFASGIAAQNAMLTTLSTLLRTKVKTPEAAKAAKDISLRRKPVYQGDLDDIEMYFMAAVKEIKKGIGSHYAEQEAMSKKVAEKMFTELTKGQDVQHPTITAEQLTDAMLDSVSGMEGATPEALEQLRNGLLGILQSAAEQENAHEADE from the coding sequence ATGGCACAGGAATATCTGCCCGCACCATCCAACATCCGTCTTGCGGACTTGATGAAAGAGCACGACATCAGCCAACCGGAGCTTGCCAAGGAAATCGGCTGCTCCAAAAGCACCATCAGCCGCTTCATCAGCGGCGCAAAAGGGACGCTGACCCATGAGCAGGTGCTGAAAATCGCAAGGCTGTTTAATGTGTCCACGGATTTCCTGCTGGGAGAAACCAACATCCCCGACCGCAAAAATTACGACATTGCCGAACTGGGCTTGTCCGTAGAAGCTGCAAAGAACCTCTACACAGGGCGTGTCAATACAGAGGTGGTCAATCTGCTGCTGGAAAATGCCCGCTTCGCAGAGCTTACTTACCGCATATCGCAGTATTTTGATGATACCTTTGCTTCCGGCATCGCGGCACAGAACGCCATGCTCACGACATTGAGCACCCTGCTGCGCACAAAGGTCAAGACCCCGGAAGCAGCCAAAGCCGCAAAGGACATCAGCCTTCGGAGAAAGCCGGTGTATCAAGGCGATCTTGATGACATTGAAATGTACTTCATGGCGGCGGTCAAGGAAATCAAAAAGGGGATCGGGAGCCATTACGCCGAACAGGAAGCCATGAGCAAGAAAGTGGCAGAGAAGATGTTCACTGAATTGACCAAAGGGCAGGATGTGCAGCACCCAACGATTACGGCAGAGCAGTTGACAGATGCAATGTTGGACAGTGTTTCGGGCATGGAAGGAGCCACGCCGGAAGCACTGGAACAGCTGCGGAACGGTCTGCTGGGAATCTTGCAGTCTGCCGCAGAGCAGGAAAACGCCCATGAAGCAGACGAATGA
- a CDS encoding sigma-70 family RNA polymerase sigma factor yields the protein MKQTNERLCALAQKGDAAALDSLIDNNKSFIGKVANDLFRSMNLAQAGLNLDTDDLKQAGNLGLWKAVPKFDAARGMKFLTYAAPAIRNAMMDMVRDAFAAFEQRMVTEDKDGVCYQRVSLDEVLPGEEQLRRIEAIADPYAMQPQSIMEEQESRRELYDGLKRLTQREQTYLLYRYGFTDGEEHPLIGTAIYFHLTKGRAKKTEEQAMDNLWLELPWWFI from the coding sequence ATGAAGCAGACGAATGAACGGCTTTGTGCGCTGGCACAGAAAGGCGATGCTGCCGCGCTGGACAGCCTGATCGACAACAACAAGTCCTTTATTGGCAAGGTGGCGAATGACCTTTTTCGCAGCATGAATTTGGCACAGGCTGGCCTGAACCTTGACACGGACGATTTGAAACAGGCGGGCAATCTGGGCTTATGGAAAGCTGTGCCGAAGTTCGATGCAGCGCGCGGCATGAAGTTCCTGACCTATGCGGCTCCTGCCATCCGCAACGCCATGATGGACATGGTACGAGATGCCTTTGCCGCTTTTGAGCAGCGGATGGTAACGGAGGACAAGGACGGCGTCTGCTACCAGCGCGTTTCGCTGGATGAGGTTCTGCCGGGAGAAGAGCAGCTGCGGCGTATCGAAGCCATAGCCGACCCCTACGCCATGCAGCCGCAGAGTATTATGGAAGAGCAAGAATCGCGCCGGGAACTGTACGATGGCCTGAAACGGCTGACCCAACGGGAGCAGACTTACCTGCTGTACCGCTATGGCTTCACCGATGGTGAGGAACATCCTTTGATCGGTACGGCGATATACTTCCACCTGACAAAAGGCCGCGCCAAAAAGACCGAGGAACAGGCCATGGATAACCTGTGGCTGGAACTGCCGTGGTGGTTTATATGA
- the rsmA gene encoding 16S rRNA (adenine(1518)-N(6)/adenine(1519)-N(6))-dimethyltransferase RsmA — MPELTDLSVIRALCEKYDFALSKGFGQNFIINPGLPPKIVDASGVDRRYGVIEIGPGIGVLTRELAKRAAKVVSIEVDERLPPLLAETMAGVDNFKLVLQDVLKVNLKALIAEEFPGMPVAVCANLPYYITSPIVMKLLGDRLPIESLTVMVQKEAADRLAAAPGTRASSAISCAVSYYATSKMMFTAAPGSFYPAPKVTSAVVRMEIRPQPAVQVEDEEGYFALVRAAFGQRRKTAANAIASGLGMPKDAVTAAIEAAGFDARIRPEALTLEDFAKIQQALAR, encoded by the coding sequence ATGCCCGAACTGACCGACCTCTCGGTGATCCGTGCCCTGTGCGAAAAATATGATTTTGCACTCTCCAAGGGTTTTGGACAGAATTTTATCATCAACCCGGGTCTGCCGCCCAAGATCGTGGATGCCAGCGGCGTAGATCGGCGCTATGGCGTCATTGAGATCGGCCCCGGCATCGGCGTGCTGACCCGGGAACTGGCAAAGCGTGCTGCCAAGGTGGTGTCCATCGAGGTGGACGAACGCCTGCCGCCGTTGTTGGCTGAAACGATGGCCGGAGTGGACAATTTCAAGCTGGTATTACAGGATGTATTGAAAGTGAACCTGAAGGCGCTCATTGCAGAAGAGTTTCCCGGAATGCCGGTGGCGGTGTGCGCCAACCTGCCGTATTACATCACCAGCCCCATCGTCATGAAGCTGCTGGGCGATCGTCTGCCCATCGAGAGCCTGACCGTTATGGTGCAGAAGGAAGCCGCAGACCGTCTGGCTGCTGCGCCCGGTACCCGGGCCTCCAGCGCCATCAGCTGCGCCGTAAGCTACTACGCAACCTCCAAAATGATGTTCACTGCCGCGCCCGGCAGCTTTTACCCGGCACCCAAAGTGACCAGCGCTGTGGTGCGCATGGAGATCCGTCCGCAGCCCGCCGTGCAGGTGGAGGACGAAGAAGGCTACTTTGCACTGGTGCGTGCCGCCTTCGGTCAGCGCCGCAAGACCGCCGCCAACGCCATTGCCAGTGGTCTGGGGATGCCCAAGGACGCAGTGACTGCCGCCATTGAAGCTGCGGGGTTTGACGCCCGCATCCGCCCGGAGGCTCTCACGTTGGAGGATTTTGCCAAGATCCAGCAGGCTCTTGCCCGCTGA
- a CDS encoding CHC2 zinc finger domain-containing protein, with protein sequence MPLSLYQTIKSAITVRQVGEMYGMEPDRHGMVCCPFHSDSDPSMKLNDNYYYCFGCGANGDAIDLTAKLFDLNPRQAAEKLASDFGLDPDKPPANAIALPPPKRGLTDEQWADIAYCLRVLTDYLDLLHDWQERYKPATPEEPHDPRFEEALHMTETIEHLTDCVAFGTPQQKAAAASQLLSGSYLLMLEERIDRLALAKCA encoded by the coding sequence ATGCCCTTGAGCCTGTATCAAACTATCAAGTCCGCCATCACCGTTCGGCAGGTGGGAGAGATGTACGGCATGGAGCCCGACCGCCATGGCATGGTGTGCTGTCCGTTCCATTCCGACAGCGACCCCAGCATGAAGCTGAACGACAACTATTATTACTGCTTTGGCTGCGGGGCCAATGGAGATGCCATCGACCTCACCGCCAAGCTGTTCGACCTGAACCCCCGGCAAGCCGCCGAGAAGCTCGCAAGTGACTTCGGGCTTGACCCGGACAAGCCGCCCGCCAACGCCATCGCCCTGCCGCCGCCCAAGCGTGGCCTGACGGACGAGCAGTGGGCAGACATCGCCTACTGCCTGCGGGTGCTGACCGATTATCTTGACCTGTTGCACGACTGGCAGGAGCGCTACAAGCCCGCCACCCCGGAGGAACCGCATGACCCACGGTTTGAAGAAGCCCTCCACATGACCGAGACCATCGAGCACCTGACGGACTGCGTTGCATTTGGGACGCCCCAGCAGAAGGCCGCTGCCGCCTCACAGCTGCTGTCCGGGTCGTACCTGCTGATGCTGGAAGAGCGCATCGACCGCCTTGCTCTGGCGAAGTGCGCCTGA
- a CDS encoding DUF4367 domain-containing protein — protein MSERTEISFDAALMMALRADAQKELDELPTPAQLKERYPDTFRWDARLQAALHKRRPVLKRVLVAALTLVILTLGALAVSADFRKAVYTMIQKFLPVEMQLTYQVDGEPLERLPDGYNDHYVPDGFERDYEQGYDNEISFLHAYVDANDKNIFYYVDSSIIQDYGQVETFDNEHTVYERIKAGTADATLGTSNNGGHTGYVLVWEKDGISHTIIGKIPRKEILKIAESIS, from the coding sequence GTGAGTGAGCGGACAGAGATCTCTTTTGATGCAGCTTTGATGATGGCACTCCGTGCAGATGCACAGAAAGAACTGGACGAGCTGCCAACTCCGGCACAGCTTAAAGAACGCTACCCGGATACTTTCCGATGGGATGCTCGCCTGCAAGCGGCGTTGCATAAACGCCGCCCTGTGCTGAAACGAGTGCTTGTTGCGGCCCTGACGCTGGTAATTCTGACCCTCGGTGCGCTTGCAGTAAGCGCAGACTTCCGCAAGGCAGTTTATACGATGATTCAGAAGTTCCTGCCTGTTGAGATGCAGCTGACATATCAGGTGGATGGCGAGCCGTTGGAACGATTGCCGGATGGATACAACGATCATTATGTGCCGGACGGTTTTGAACGAGATTATGAACAAGGATATGATAACGAAATATCATTCCTTCATGCCTACGTTGATGCCAATGATAAGAACATCTTTTATTATGTGGACAGTTCCATAATTCAAGACTATGGACAAGTCGAAACTTTCGACAATGAGCATACGGTTTATGAGCGCATTAAAGCTGGAACAGCTGATGCCACACTCGGAACGAGTAATAATGGAGGACATACAGGATATGTACTAGTATGGGAGAAAGATGGCATTTCACATACGATTATTGGAAAGATACCACGTAAAGAGATTCTAAAAATTGCAGAGAGCATTTCCTGA
- a CDS encoding type II toxin-antitoxin system RelE/ParE family toxin encodes MKQYDVKISHAALSDMEQIYSYIADRLLEPDTAMGQYNRIAEAIQSLNILPERCALVESEPERTQGLRQMLVDNYSVFYIVGEDAVSVARVLYSASDLVRRLRRMK; translated from the coding sequence ATGAAGCAGTATGACGTAAAAATTTCCCATGCAGCCCTCAGTGATATGGAGCAGATTTACAGCTACATTGCTGACCGTCTGTTGGAGCCTGACACGGCTATGGGGCAGTATAACCGCATTGCAGAAGCTATCCAATCGCTGAACATCCTGCCGGAACGCTGCGCGCTGGTGGAAAGTGAACCAGAGCGCACCCAAGGGCTGCGGCAGATGCTAGTGGACAACTACTCGGTGTTCTACATCGTGGGCGAGGATGCGGTGTCAGTGGCTCGTGTGCTGTACAGTGCATCCGACCTTGTGCGCCGCCTGCGGAGAATGAAGTGA
- a CDS encoding RNA polymerase sigma factor — MLAMYLAVLDDRSSEEQFIDVYNTYKRLVYHTAYKIMGDSYLAEDVLQEVFLYVAKNFSKIHRENCHELAAYLVSCSRSRAYDMLRKQREEPLEEVPDAPDDAPVPDDAVVSTDNIQHLTELIGQMKPMYRDPLRLLAMGYTNREIAESLGLTDEVVRMRLFRGRKILWKELNSRE, encoded by the coding sequence ATGCTGGCAATGTATCTGGCAGTTCTGGATGACCGGAGCAGCGAAGAACAATTTATAGATGTATATAATACCTACAAGCGGCTGGTCTACCATACCGCTTACAAAATTATGGGCGATTCATATCTGGCAGAAGATGTGCTGCAAGAGGTTTTTTTGTACGTTGCCAAAAATTTTTCTAAAATTCATCGAGAAAACTGTCACGAACTCGCCGCTTATCTCGTTAGTTGTAGTAGAAGCCGTGCATACGATATGCTTCGCAAGCAGCGAGAAGAACCGCTGGAAGAAGTCCCGGACGCACCAGATGATGCCCCGGTGCCGGATGATGCCGTAGTCAGCACCGATAACATCCAACACCTGACAGAACTGATCGGACAGATGAAACCGATGTACCGTGATCCTCTGCGCCTTTTGGCGATGGGCTACACAAACCGGGAGATTGCAGAATCGCTTGGACTGACAGATGAAGTAGTTCGGATGCGGCTTTTCCGTGGAAGAAAAATATTGTGGAAGGAGTTGAACAGCCGTGAGTGA
- a CDS encoding S41 family peptidase: MNRKISVGMAVTIVILAMTVTFSITMLIAMRLFDSTVSSVKEKESMYNKVAEVDRYVRSNDYYSIDETVLYDRLTAGYLLGTGDKYARYYSAIAYTELMNQQSGKVMGIGVELGIDQTGYAKVTKVYEDSPAQEAGIVAGDYITAIDGTEVKSLSGVDAVQARLQGEAGTTVNVTWLNSEAASKTADLTHSGYTSTTVDYQMLDSVGYIKIRQFDGSTPSELDYAIRSLTASGAQSFVFDLRDNGGGVLDDAVSCIDLIAPEGTVAYAEDKNGNRTIIGSSDNESRVDLPIVCLVNGNTASAAELFAASLHTMNGARLVGTTTMGKGTIQSSPQRLSDGSAVSITVAKLICGDGSCFDGTGLSVDVEKALTAEETTNFYDYTPETDPQIQRAVSAAQQLSGTTTLGGVNDAASSAAASGSADSAAAEQENASSEETASSAQAETSSEAASSAE; the protein is encoded by the coding sequence GGCATGGCCGTCACCATTGTGATCCTGGCTATGACCGTGACCTTTTCCATCACCATGCTGATCGCCATGCGGCTGTTTGACAGCACCGTCAGCAGCGTGAAGGAAAAGGAGAGCATGTACAACAAGGTGGCCGAGGTGGACCGCTATGTGCGCAGCAACGACTACTATTCCATCGACGAAACGGTGCTGTATGACCGCCTGACGGCGGGCTACCTGCTGGGCACGGGCGACAAGTACGCCCGCTACTACAGCGCCATTGCTTACACGGAGCTGATGAATCAGCAGAGCGGCAAGGTGATGGGCATTGGCGTGGAGCTGGGCATCGACCAGACCGGCTACGCAAAGGTGACCAAGGTCTACGAGGACTCGCCTGCACAGGAGGCCGGCATCGTGGCAGGGGACTACATCACCGCCATTGACGGCACCGAGGTGAAGAGCCTTTCCGGCGTGGACGCTGTGCAGGCCCGCCTGCAGGGCGAAGCCGGTACGACCGTCAATGTGACATGGCTCAACAGCGAAGCGGCCTCCAAAACGGCAGACCTGACCCACTCCGGCTATACCAGCACCACTGTGGATTACCAGATGCTGGACAGCGTGGGCTACATCAAGATCCGCCAGTTCGACGGCAGCACGCCCAGTGAACTGGATTATGCCATTCGTTCCCTGACCGCCAGCGGGGCGCAGAGCTTTGTGTTCGACCTGCGCGACAACGGCGGCGGTGTGCTGGATGATGCCGTCAGCTGCATCGACCTGATCGCTCCGGAGGGCACGGTGGCCTATGCTGAGGATAAGAACGGCAACCGCACGATCATTGGCAGCAGTGACAACGAGAGCAGGGTAGACCTGCCCATCGTCTGTCTGGTGAACGGGAACACCGCCAGCGCAGCAGAGCTGTTTGCCGCCAGCCTGCACACCATGAACGGTGCACGTCTGGTGGGCACCACCACCATGGGCAAGGGCACCATCCAGAGCAGCCCCCAGCGCCTTTCGGACGGCAGTGCGGTGAGCATCACGGTGGCAAAGCTCATCTGTGGCGACGGCTCCTGCTTTGACGGCACCGGTCTGAGTGTGGATGTGGAAAAGGCTCTGACCGCAGAAGAGACCACCAATTTCTATGATTACACCCCGGAGACCGACCCGCAGATCCAGCGTGCGGTCAGCGCAGCACAGCAGCTGAGCGGTACCACGACTCTGGGCGGCGTCAACGACGCGGCTTCCTCGGCGGCTGCATCCGGATCTGCGGACAGCGCCGCTGCTGAGCAGGAGAACGCTTCCTCTGAGGAAACTGCTTCTTCTGCCCAAGCGGAAACAAGCAGTGAAGCTGCGTCCAGTGCGGAATAA
- a CDS encoding plasmid recombination protein yields the protein MARNDGIDRTSVRNLAVSDKAVGNTQQHNEREKDSYRNPDIIPQRTSWNVHFKKPTASYTDLFAQLEAAETISTRGLKPDATHYCELVFDVNSAYFDNHGGYEFAKQFYADAYKAAVQIVGGEQYILSAVMHADEINRAMTEALGREVYHYHLHVVYVPVVEKQILWSKRCKDKALVGTVKETVMQVSRSKKWASKPLLDDAGKPVLQKNGKPVLKKSYSVLQDDFFNYMRAAGYTDVERGERGSTEEHLTVTQFKVQREQERLDTLTTQADQQAQSLAKTSQALSRKEKELASIQKKTTLTKEALIHARDLDYIGKRTFLGNYSLTEEEFSKLKKQADHGYMMDVENRRLKEELSTAKKEAAHWGQKYHELWYEVKPYLDALHRAPELVRGFLEKILAPKQERTMNVPQRNRKRGQDMEL from the coding sequence TTGGCAAGAAATGATGGTATTGACCGCACCAGTGTCCGAAATCTCGCCGTTTCAGACAAAGCCGTTGGCAACACCCAGCAGCACAACGAGCGCGAAAAGGACAGCTATCGGAACCCCGACATTATCCCCCAGCGCACCTCATGGAACGTCCACTTCAAAAAGCCAACCGCCAGCTACACCGACCTATTCGCCCAACTGGAAGCCGCCGAAACCATCTCCACGCGCGGCTTGAAGCCGGATGCTACCCACTACTGTGAACTTGTCTTTGATGTCAACTCGGCCTATTTTGACAATCACGGTGGCTACGAGTTCGCCAAGCAGTTCTATGCGGATGCCTACAAAGCTGCTGTGCAAATCGTGGGCGGTGAGCAGTATATCCTCTCGGCAGTCATGCACGCCGATGAGATCAACCGTGCCATGACCGAAGCACTGGGCCGGGAGGTCTACCACTACCACCTCCATGTGGTCTATGTACCTGTGGTGGAAAAGCAGATCCTCTGGTCGAAACGCTGCAAGGACAAGGCACTGGTCGGCACCGTCAAGGAGACTGTCATGCAGGTCAGCCGGAGCAAGAAGTGGGCATCCAAGCCCCTGCTGGACGATGCCGGAAAGCCCGTGCTGCAAAAGAACGGCAAGCCAGTCCTGAAGAAGTCGTACAGCGTCCTGCAGGACGATTTCTTCAACTATATGCGCGCTGCCGGGTACACGGATGTGGAGCGCGGTGAGCGCGGCAGCACCGAAGAACACCTGACCGTCACCCAGTTCAAAGTCCAGCGGGAGCAGGAACGGCTGGACACCCTGACCACCCAAGCCGACCAGCAGGCACAATCGCTTGCTAAAACCAGTCAGGCCCTCTCCCGAAAGGAGAAAGAACTTGCCTCCATTCAGAAAAAGACCACGCTCACGAAAGAAGCCCTCATTCATGCGCGCGATCTGGATTATATCGGCAAGCGCACCTTTCTCGGTAACTACTCGCTGACCGAAGAAGAATTCTCCAAGCTGAAAAAACAGGCCGACCACGGCTATATGATGGACGTGGAGAACCGCCGCCTGAAAGAAGAACTTTCCACCGCCAAGAAGGAAGCTGCTCATTGGGGTCAAAAGTATCATGAGCTCTGGTATGAAGTGAAGCCCTATCTGGACGCGCTACACCGTGCGCCTGAACTGGTGCGCGGCTTTCTGGAAAAGATTCTTGCCCCCAAGCAGGAGCGCACCATGAATGTGCCGCAGCGAAACCGCAAGCGTGGGCAGGATATGGAACTTTGA
- a CDS encoding DUF6061 family protein, producing the protein MTKLLSCRYNMDTNRVEARFADGSTLAIDCIAIEDEYGNTPTRRAELDWLLYNKPLEYAQLVLGGEIEHYLSLGCDHGILED; encoded by the coding sequence ATGACAAAATTGCTTTCCTGCCGCTACAATATGGATACCAACCGGGTGGAAGCCCGGTTCGCGGACGGTTCCACCCTTGCCATCGACTGCATCGCCATTGAGGATGAATACGGCAACACCCCGACACGGCGGGCGGAACTGGACTGGCTGCTGTACAATAAGCCGCTGGAGTATGCCCAGCTTGTGCTGGGTGGTGAGATTGAGCATTATCTCTCACTTGGCTGTGACCATGGCATATTAGAAGACTAA